ATCTGAAAAGGAAAGCGAAAAAGCCGAAAAATCTGATGATACTGTAGCGCCTGCAGCTAATCAGCAAGAAGACGAAGATCAAGACTATGATCAAGATTATGATCATGATCAAAACAATGAAGATGAAGATCATGATTCAGAAGATGTGAACAAGAATGTAATTCTGCCAACTGTTCGCTCTACTGAAGATCAAGATTCTTCAGACGAGTAAGCAGCAGCCAGGGGATAATCCCCTGGCTTTTTCTTTTCAAAAATACGGCATAAGAAGCCTGTGGACTCTAGCCTATGAGGCTGGAGTCCCCTCTATATGCACAAATGTATTTTCAAACTAGTAAAAATATTCTAATAATAGTAAATTAGTAGCATTTCAAAATACTGGGGATGTGATACTTTTAGATAGCAAGAAATAACAAAATTTTCATTATATTCTATCAGGAGGGGTACATTTGGGAAAGTGGAGTAAGAGATTGGGAGCATCATTGGCGATTACTGGGCTATCGTTAGGTTTAGTTTCCACATCGGTGTTTACAGGGTCTTTAGACGCAAAAGCGAAAACGGCGATGCAGAAAACGGTTGCAAATCATTACGGCAATAGTCATTCCGCACTAGATCTGGCTATTGTGAACGATGATAAATTAATAGATTTGCTCATTAGAGAAGGAGTCATCTCCAAAGATGCTTCTGAAAAGGAAAAACAAAAAGCGCTTCATGCTTACCTTGAGCTAAAAGGAAAGCAGGATACTGTGAAAGAAAAGGATCCGCTTGCTCCAAAAGTAAAAGCAGCCGCTGCTGAAAAACAGCGTGAGTTCAAAGGGTTCACGAACGGTCTCCTTCATGGGAACGGCAAAAAGAAAGGGCAATATAAGAAACAGCCGGATCCAGTAAATGATCATGGACCAGATAAGGTAGTTAAAGAAGGAAAGCTACTGACGCTGACGGTTGAATTCGCAGACACCCCACATAATACGATTAAGCCAAATGAGACGGATAACTACTACAAAGACTATAACCTGCAGCATTATGAAGATATGATTTTCGGTGAAAACGGAGTTGAAGGGCCTAACGGTGAAAACTTTGTATCTCAAAAGCAATTCTATGAAGAGCAGTCCGGAGGTACATATACTGTGAATGGTAAAGCGTACGGATGGCTGAAGGTTCCAGGAACCGCTGCCTTCTATGGAGCTGATAGAGCTTCCGGCGGCCACGATAATGTTAGCCCAGGAGGATCCAAGCAGCTTGTAAAAGATACATTAGATGCTGCAAAGGCCGCGGGTGTACCGCTTGGGGATTACGATCTTGAAGATCCGCATGATTTGGATGGAGACGGCAACTACTGGGAGGCGGATGGTCTAGTAGACCACTTACAGATTATCCATGCCGGAATGGGGCAGGAAGCCGGTGGAGGATCTCTTGGCAACAATGCGATTTGGTCGCACAGATCTGCTGTTTTCTATGATCCTGATGGACTTGGAAAAGGTCTTCCAGGATTCTATGATTACACAATGATGCCAGAAGATGGGGCGACAGGCGTTTTCGCCCATGAATACGGTCATGATCTTGGTCTTCCGGATGAATATGATACGGTTTACTCCGGCACAGGTGAAGCAATTGGATACTGGTCCATCATGGCAAGCGGATCGTGGGCAGGTAAGGTACCTGGTGCAGAACCGACTGGATTCTCACCTTGGGCGAAGTCTTATTTCCAATCCACGCTCGGCGGAAACTGGACAACTCCAACCATTGTGGACTGGAAAGATGTTTCAACGAAAGGCGCCCAGTTCCTTTTAGATCAAGCCAATACACCAAATGGTGATAACCACCAAGCGATTCAGGTGAATTTGCCGAAGAAAAAGACGCCAATTAACACCCCAGCAGCTGGCTCTTATCAATACTGGGGCGGACAAGCAGATGAGATGGACAACTCTATGGTTACGAACGTAGATCTTACGGGCAAGCAATCTGCTACTCTTACTTTTGATGCATGGTATGACATGGAAGAACAATGGGACTTTGCTTTTGTTCAAGTGTCAACAGACAACGGTGCTACATGGAAATCCCTTGGAAACAGCCATACTCGTTCTGACGTGGTTCCTGAAGGCTACCCTACTATTCTTGACTCTATGCCTGGATTTACAGGAAACTCAAACGGCTGGCAAGCACAATCATTTGATCTGTCTGCTTACAAAGGACAAAAAATTCAGCTTCGCCTTCGTTCTGCTACTGACTGGGGGACAAGCCAGGCCGGATTCTTCGCCGATAACATTAAAGTCGTAGCTGACGGAACAACCCTGGTAGATGATGGAGCAGAAAAAGACCCTTCTGCATTTACGCTAAAAGGCTTTGAAAAGTCAGACGGCAACAAGTACAGCGATCACTACTACTTGCTTGAATGGAGAAACCATCAAGGTGTGGATAAAGGTCTTGGCCACATTGCACGTGGAAAATCCTTGATGAGCTATGATGGCGGTCTAGTCGTATGGTATGTGGATCCGACGTATACTGACAACTGGACAGGTGTTCATCCTGGAGATGGTTTCCTAGGAGTGGTAGATTCTCACATCAATGATTTGAAATGGAATACGGGCGCAGAGGCAAGCACACGATTCCATATTGCGGATGCAGCATTTGGATTGGATAAAACATCCGGTCTGAATCTTGATTATCCAGGTGTTCAAACACTGACAGCTCCAAGTCAATCAGCCGTATCACTGTTTGACGACAGCAACTCCTTCAAAAACCCATTTATGCCGGATGCGGGCCGCAAT
This genomic stretch from Fictibacillus marinisediminis harbors:
- a CDS encoding immune inhibitor A domain-containing protein — protein: MGKWSKRLGASLAITGLSLGLVSTSVFTGSLDAKAKTAMQKTVANHYGNSHSALDLAIVNDDKLIDLLIREGVISKDASEKEKQKALHAYLELKGKQDTVKEKDPLAPKVKAAAAEKQREFKGFTNGLLHGNGKKKGQYKKQPDPVNDHGPDKVVKEGKLLTLTVEFADTPHNTIKPNETDNYYKDYNLQHYEDMIFGENGVEGPNGENFVSQKQFYEEQSGGTYTVNGKAYGWLKVPGTAAFYGADRASGGHDNVSPGGSKQLVKDTLDAAKAAGVPLGDYDLEDPHDLDGDGNYWEADGLVDHLQIIHAGMGQEAGGGSLGNNAIWSHRSAVFYDPDGLGKGLPGFYDYTMMPEDGATGVFAHEYGHDLGLPDEYDTVYSGTGEAIGYWSIMASGSWAGKVPGAEPTGFSPWAKSYFQSTLGGNWTTPTIVDWKDVSTKGAQFLLDQANTPNGDNHQAIQVNLPKKKTPINTPAAGSYQYWGGQADEMDNSMVTNVDLTGKQSATLTFDAWYDMEEQWDFAFVQVSTDNGATWKSLGNSHTRSDVVPEGYPTILDSMPGFTGNSNGWQAQSFDLSAYKGQKIQLRLRSATDWGTSQAGFFADNIKVVADGTTLVDDGAEKDPSAFTLKGFEKSDGNKYSDHYYLLEWRNHQGVDKGLGHIARGKSLMSYDGGLVVWYVDPTYTDNWTGVHPGDGFLGVVDSHINDLKWNTGAEASTRFHIADAAFGLDKTSGLNLDYPGVQTLTAPSQSAVSLFDDSNSFKNPFMPDAGRNTDNYGLKVRVNGEASDDSVGAIVIYK